The following are encoded together in the Bacteroidales bacterium MB20-C3-3 genome:
- the kbl gene encoding glycine C-acetyltransferase, with translation MYKDFQSFLSNELESIEAAGLFKRERIITTPQQAAIKVSTGQEVLNFCANNYLGLSNNAELIKASKDALDSHGFGMSSVRFICGTQDLHIELEKKIAEFFGTEDSILYAACFDANGGVFEPLLGEEDAIISDSLNHASIIDGVRLCKAQRYRYANADMEELENCLKLAQAQRFRLIVTDGVFSMDGNVAPLDKIYELAGKYNAMIMVDESHSAGVVGNTGRGTTELYDLRGKVEIITGTLGKAFGGAIGGFTTGKKEIISMLRQRSRPYLFSNSIPPMVAASGIAMFNMMSRTNDLQDKLHNNTKYFVEKMLAAGFDIKPTQSAICALMLYDAKLSQDFAAKMLEEGIYVIGFYFPVVPKGQARIRIQISAGHEPEHLDRAIAAFTKVGKELGVLKS, from the coding sequence ATGTACAAAGATTTTCAGAGTTTTCTCTCAAATGAGCTTGAGAGTATTGAAGCTGCAGGACTCTTTAAAAGAGAGCGTATTATTACAACTCCTCAGCAGGCTGCTATAAAAGTAAGTACAGGACAAGAGGTACTGAACTTCTGTGCCAACAACTATCTCGGACTGTCAAATAATGCAGAGCTGATAAAAGCATCAAAAGATGCACTCGATTCTCACGGCTTTGGCATGTCAAGCGTTAGATTTATATGCGGGACTCAGGATCTTCATATTGAACTGGAGAAAAAAATTGCAGAATTCTTTGGGACAGAAGATTCAATTCTTTACGCTGCATGCTTTGATGCAAACGGGGGAGTTTTTGAGCCTCTGCTAGGTGAGGAGGATGCTATTATATCGGACTCCCTTAACCACGCATCAATTATTGACGGGGTAAGGCTTTGCAAGGCTCAGAGATACAGATACGCAAATGCCGATATGGAGGAACTTGAAAACTGCCTTAAACTTGCACAGGCTCAAAGATTCAGGCTAATTGTAACAGACGGAGTATTCTCTATGGATGGCAATGTTGCTCCTCTAGACAAGATCTATGAACTTGCGGGCAAATACAATGCTATGATAATGGTTGACGAATCTCACTCAGCCGGGGTAGTTGGTAACACAGGCCGTGGAACTACAGAGCTTTATGACCTCAGAGGAAAGGTTGAAATTATAACCGGCACACTCGGTAAGGCATTTGGTGGTGCGATAGGAGGATTTACAACCGGTAAGAAGGAGATTATTTCTATGCTCCGTCAGAGATCCAGGCCGTACCTCTTCTCTAATTCTATCCCGCCAATGGTTGCGGCATCGGGAATAGCCATGTTTAACATGATGTCAAGGACCAATGATCTTCAGGACAAATTGCACAACAACACAAAATATTTTGTAGAGAAGATGCTTGCAGCCGGTTTTGATATTAAACCAACTCAGTCTGCAATTTGTGCATTGATGCTTTATGACGCGAAACTTTCACAGGATTTTGCAGCAAAAATGCTTGAAGAGGGTATATATGTAATAGGCTTTTATTTCCCTGTGGTGCCAAAGGGACAGGCCCGCATCCGGATTCAGATAAGTGCCGGACATGAGCCTGAACATCTTGACAGAGCAATAGCTGCCTTTACCAAGGTAGGCAAGGAGCTTGGTGTTTTAAAAAGCTAA
- a CDS encoding PspC domain-containing protein has translation MKKVVKVSIGKIAFTVEEDGYLILKGYIEELNDHYREIQNGSEIVEGIEERIAELFLDKSGRSSVITSVIVNEVIMVLGRPEIIDEESNATNFRRGGVSASGRAEKRLYRDPDNKMIGGVCSGLAAYFNIDIAIVRVITLVLLFFSWVPFMLIPFTGVHSVGSLVFLAYIIMWIAIPEARTVHQKFAMRGEKPDLSNIQRNIERGAQRVGRDIKRAGKNGAPVINDIFRAISKVFAVFLVLFSIGGILIFSFLFLGIEIFNGFNPGDIMDYVALGIENTLWLKISSLAFLFLPLLGMLYGGIQILFEFPNPRFRPGLIIFILWIISGFGAATLAVKSSRPYWENSREVVDVPLVTKSDTIYLSLMYDTPMPDENLIIEGDKNDLSIFWVDKSGSEKHFVAFPQIRIERTTDDSVRYVKMRTQSFGYTGGEAMMKAQRNLPVYELTDSLIVIRPDVYTKKAKWDGTNKRVTLYLPENVKVMLKDPIRFGFDGDIEIMSGFSFLKHQAPCLPW, from the coding sequence ATGAAAAAAGTTGTAAAGGTGAGTATTGGCAAAATTGCCTTCACTGTTGAAGAGGATGGATACCTCATACTAAAGGGATATATAGAGGAGCTAAATGATCACTACAGGGAGATTCAGAACGGCAGTGAGATTGTAGAGGGGATTGAGGAGAGGATAGCCGAACTGTTTCTGGATAAAAGTGGCCGCTCTTCTGTCATAACTTCAGTTATTGTTAACGAAGTTATTATGGTGCTGGGAAGGCCTGAGATAATTGACGAAGAGAGTAATGCAACAAATTTCAGAAGAGGCGGAGTGTCGGCCTCCGGAAGAGCGGAAAAGAGGCTTTACAGAGACCCCGACAATAAGATGATTGGGGGCGTATGCTCAGGCCTGGCTGCATATTTTAATATTGACATTGCTATTGTAAGGGTAATAACACTTGTTCTTCTCTTTTTCTCCTGGGTTCCGTTTATGTTAATCCCATTCACGGGTGTTCATTCTGTGGGATCTCTGGTTTTTCTTGCATATATTATAATGTGGATAGCGATTCCTGAAGCCAGAACAGTTCATCAGAAGTTTGCAATGAGGGGTGAAAAACCGGATCTTTCAAATATTCAGAGGAATATAGAGAGAGGTGCGCAGAGGGTAGGCAGGGATATAAAGAGAGCCGGAAAAAACGGGGCACCTGTTATAAATGATATATTCAGAGCAATATCCAAGGTTTTTGCAGTATTCCTTGTCTTGTTCTCGATAGGAGGTATTCTGATATTTTCATTTCTTTTCCTTGGTATAGAGATTTTTAACGGATTTAATCCGGGGGATATTATGGATTATGTTGCCCTTGGTATTGAAAATACTCTCTGGTTAAAAATATCTTCACTTGCATTTCTTTTCCTCCCTTTACTCGGGATGTTATACGGAGGTATTCAGATTCTTTTTGAGTTTCCTAATCCGAGATTCCGCCCCGGTCTGATTATTTTTATTCTGTGGATAATTTCCGGATTTGGCGCTGCCACACTTGCGGTTAAGTCTTCAAGACCATATTGGGAGAATAGCAGGGAGGTTGTAGATGTTCCTCTTGTTACAAAAAGTGACACAATATATTTAAGTCTGATGTACGATACACCGATGCCGGATGAAAACCTTATTATTGAGGGTGATAAAAATGACCTTTCAATCTTTTGGGTAGATAAAAGCGGCTCAGAGAAACATTTTGTTGCCTTTCCGCAAATTAGAATTGAGAGGACAACTGATGACTCTGTCAGGTATGTGAAGATGAGAACCCAATCTTTCGGGTACACCGGAGGTGAGGCAATGATGAAAGCACAAAGGAACCTGCCTGTATATGAACTGACAGATTCCCTTATTGTAATTCGTCCGGATGTCTATACCAAAAAAGCTAAATGGGATGGTACAAACAAAAGAGTTACTCTCTATCTGCCGGAAAATGTAAAAGTTATGCTCAAGGATCCAATCCGTTTTGGATTTGACGGCGATATTGAGATTATGAGCGGTTTTAGCTTTTTAAAACACCAAGCTCCTTGCCTACCTTGGTAA